A window of Strigops habroptila isolate Jane chromosome 5, bStrHab1.2.pri, whole genome shotgun sequence contains these coding sequences:
- the B3GALT1 gene encoding beta-1,3-galactosyltransferase 1 isoform X2: MAGPQPRSRLAEQRGQGETGPAARVTTGSSHHRGLERVPERPRPFPSPARAGIGSAQRPAQPHRHRCGLAPTPLTRGDPLLSAAPLSRKQRCSRGELPLVPCRHTFPPPRCCAGGDWLLVVVSRRGRVPPVLGLRTREAGTAAARRGGWCGCRRSSDAGCGAACGSGRPARSGVRPGGRGRRAWPIVHSKIIP; encoded by the coding sequence ATGGCCGGCCCTCAGCCCCGCTCCCGTTTAGCGGAGCAACGGGGGCAGGGCGAGACCGGCCCAGCCGCACGCGTTACCACTGGCAGCAGCCACCACCGGGGCTTGGAGCGAGTCCCAGAGAGGCCGAGACCGTTCCCCAGCCCCGCTCGGGCTGGCATCGGCTCAGCACAGAGACCCGCACAGCCCCATCGCCATCGCTGCGGGCTCGCTCCGACGCCTCTCACCCGCGGCGACCCCCTGCTTAGCGCGGCTCCCCTCTCCCGGAAACAGCGCTGCAGCAGGGGCGAGCTCCCATTGGTCCCTTGCCGTCACACCTTCCCGCCTCCTCGGTGCTGCGCGGGCGGCGATTGGCTACTAGTCGTTGTCAGTCGGAGAGGGCGAGTCCCGCCGGTGCTTGGGCTGCGCACTCGTGAGGCGGGTACTGCTGCCGCGCGCCGCGGCGGCTGGTGCGGCTGCAGGCGGAGCAGTGATGCCGGCTGCGGGGCGGCGTGTGGCAGCGGGCGCCCAGCACGGAGCGGCGTGCGCCCAGGCGGGCGAGGGCGGCGAGCGTGGCCG